One genomic window of Roseobacter ponti includes the following:
- a CDS encoding DUF3604 domain-containing protein codes for MSETMPEMTPPEINNGALRAPVDPGLLGTAVLDKPGAYEAGSFQSFTLTYTCGRFGIDDSGSLRVAFRFATDQTNPQFDDPQAPGFTEVTASNNAVLQTRFDPKGNIRPWDRTLQIKVVKGFMKEGDTITIRFGVTDQGGPGMRLQTFCESRYEFRVLVDPIATYNFQTLPVQPAISIVPGPPETWVAVVPSTIVPGEPFTLKIKGEDRWGNPSDQVDKRLTVRASQTLSGLPDVIGMTPGRFATEVAGLTADAEGPLAITLHDSDGTPLTSCNPAEVVAAPERRSFWGDLHGQSDETLGTNSAADYFAFGRDRAFLDACAHQGNDFQMTDTFWKDLNKVTAHFDEPGRFVTLPGYEWSGNTALGGDRNVFFPVEGRTMRRSSHALIEDQSDAGTDCHTAGELFEAFAREEEWDVICFAHCGGRYADITLAHDGRFEKSVEVHSAWGTFEWIVQDAFKSGYRVGIIGNSDGHKGRPGASYPGAGWFGAVGGLTCFLMPELTREGLIGCINRRHHYATTGGPSGRMRMELDVTFAQDATLCIDDPALVSDYRSETCTTAMMGDIVHLPGGDAQLDFTVSAASPVRRIDIFNGTDHLECIRSFTDEAPGNRIGVLWEGAEYRGRFRAVPWDGSAHFEGSTIRDVVPVNFFNRDKTLDMPDARTLNWQSVTTGNLAGFIATLEDSTAGTLEIRTALINETVALSDIGYDDTVLDASDILPRGMRLFRLPDENSHRTVSITRSFTPQEGRDNPFYIRVTLEDGTQGWTSPVYVLRSV; via the coding sequence ATGTCCGAAACGATGCCTGAAATGACCCCGCCCGAGATCAACAACGGCGCACTGCGCGCGCCGGTGGACCCGGGCCTGCTGGGCACGGCTGTGCTGGATAAACCAGGTGCTTATGAGGCTGGCAGCTTTCAGAGCTTTACGCTGACCTATACCTGCGGACGGTTCGGCATCGACGACAGCGGCAGCCTGCGGGTGGCTTTCCGCTTTGCCACCGATCAGACAAACCCGCAGTTTGACGACCCGCAGGCGCCCGGATTTACCGAAGTCACGGCCTCCAACAATGCGGTGCTGCAGACGCGGTTTGATCCCAAGGGTAACATCCGCCCCTGGGACAGGACCCTGCAGATCAAGGTCGTGAAGGGTTTCATGAAGGAAGGCGACACGATCACCATACGCTTCGGCGTCACCGATCAGGGCGGGCCCGGCATGCGGCTGCAGACCTTCTGCGAGAGCCGCTATGAATTCCGCGTGCTGGTTGACCCGATCGCAACTTATAATTTCCAGACGCTGCCGGTGCAGCCGGCGATTTCCATCGTGCCCGGCCCACCGGAAACCTGGGTGGCCGTGGTGCCCTCGACCATTGTGCCGGGAGAGCCCTTTACACTGAAAATCAAGGGAGAGGACCGCTGGGGCAACCCGTCGGATCAGGTAGACAAACGCCTGACTGTGCGCGCCAGCCAGACGCTGAGCGGGCTGCCTGACGTCATCGGGATGACGCCGGGCCGCTTTGCCACCGAGGTCGCGGGGCTGACGGCAGACGCGGAAGGTCCGCTGGCGATCACCCTTCATGACAGCGACGGCACGCCGCTGACAAGCTGCAACCCGGCGGAAGTTGTGGCGGCACCGGAGCGGCGCAGCTTCTGGGGCGACCTGCATGGCCAGTCCGATGAGACGCTGGGCACCAACAGTGCGGCGGATTATTTCGCCTTCGGGCGGGATCGTGCGTTTCTTGATGCCTGCGCGCATCAGGGCAATGATTTTCAGATGACGGATACCTTCTGGAAAGACCTCAATAAAGTGACCGCGCATTTTGACGAGCCCGGGCGGTTCGTCACCCTGCCCGGCTATGAATGGTCCGGCAACACAGCGCTTGGCGGCGACCGGAATGTGTTTTTCCCGGTCGAGGGGCGCACCATGCGGCGCTCGTCACATGCGCTGATCGAGGATCAGAGCGACGCGGGCACTGACTGTCATACGGCGGGCGAACTATTTGAAGCCTTTGCCCGTGAAGAAGAATGGGACGTTATCTGTTTTGCCCATTGCGGCGGGCGCTATGCGGATATCACGCTCGCTCATGACGGGCGTTTTGAGAAATCGGTTGAGGTCCATTCGGCCTGGGGCACGTTCGAGTGGATCGTTCAGGACGCGTTCAAAAGCGGCTACCGCGTCGGGATCATCGGTAATTCAGACGGGCACAAGGGCCGCCCGGGTGCGAGCTATCCCGGGGCCGGCTGGTTCGGTGCGGTGGGCGGGCTTACCTGTTTTCTGATGCCGGAGCTGACCCGCGAGGGGCTCATCGGCTGCATCAACCGGCGCCATCACTATGCCACAACGGGCGGGCCCTCGGGGCGCATGCGGATGGAGCTTGATGTTACCTTCGCGCAGGACGCCACGCTCTGCATCGATGATCCCGCACTGGTGAGCGATTACCGGAGCGAGACCTGCACCACCGCCATGATGGGCGATATCGTGCACCTGCCCGGCGGCGATGCGCAGCTTGATTTCACGGTATCCGCGGCATCGCCGGTGCGCCGGATCGACATCTTCAACGGGACCGATCACCTTGAATGCATCCGCTCCTTCACGGATGAGGCACCGGGCAACCGCATCGGCGTGCTCTGGGAAGGTGCCGAATACCGGGGCCGCTTCCGTGCCGTGCCATGGGACGGTTCGGCACATTTTGAGGGGTCCACGATCCGCGACGTCGTGCCGGTGAACTTCTTTAACCGCGATAAAACGCTGGATATGCCCGACGCCAGGACATTGAACTGGCAATCGGTCACGACCGGCAATCTCGCAGGCTTCATTGCGACGCTGGAGGACAGCACCGCAGGCACGCTGGAAATCCGCACAGCCCTCATAAACGAGACGGTTGCGCTCAGCGACATCGGATATGACGATACCGTGCTCGATGCCTCCGACATCCTGCCGCGTGGAATGAGGCTTTTCCGTCTGCCCGATGAGAACTCTCACAGGACGGTCAGCATCACGCGCAGTTTCACACCGCAGGAAGGCCGCGACAATCCGTTCTATATTCGGGTAACGCTTGAGGATGGCACGCAGGGCTGGACCAGCCCGGTCTATGTGCTCCGGTCGGTCTGA
- a CDS encoding LysR family transcriptional regulator: MAQLNYHHLRYFREVATGGHLGRAAERLNVSQSALSMQIRQLEDRLGHALFDRVGRRLVLTEAGKIALEHAERIFTEGAALLATLDLSSDVDRPLRVGALSTLSRNFQMQFIRPLLSNPRHRVVLKSGNTATLLSDLETLSLDVVLTTEIPAAGESTAFAAQKIAEQPVGIHGHPSRLHYETLRDLLRTEPLILPTENVIRAGFENLIAKLGVTPHILADVDDMAMVRLLARENAGLAIAPAVVLADEIASGRVATAPFDLGIAEPFFAVTVPRSFAHPALSTLAGM, from the coding sequence ATGGCACAGCTTAACTATCATCACCTGCGGTATTTCCGCGAAGTCGCGACGGGCGGGCATCTCGGCCGGGCAGCGGAACGGCTGAATGTGTCGCAGTCCGCCCTGTCAATGCAGATCCGCCAGCTTGAGGACCGTCTGGGCCATGCGCTCTTTGATCGCGTGGGGCGCCGGCTGGTGCTGACCGAAGCCGGAAAGATTGCGCTGGAGCACGCGGAACGGATCTTTACCGAAGGCGCGGCCCTTCTGGCGACGCTCGATCTGAGCAGCGACGTTGACCGGCCTCTGCGGGTCGGCGCGCTCTCGACGCTTTCGCGCAATTTTCAGATGCAGTTTATCCGCCCGCTGCTCAGTAATCCGCGTCACCGGGTGGTGCTGAAATCCGGCAATACAGCCACATTGCTTTCAGACCTGGAAACGCTCAGCCTTGATGTCGTGCTGACGACGGAAATCCCGGCCGCCGGCGAAAGCACAGCCTTTGCCGCGCAAAAAATCGCAGAGCAGCCGGTCGGCATACATGGTCATCCGAGCAGGCTGCATTACGAGACGCTGCGCGACCTGCTCAGAACAGAACCGCTCATTCTGCCCACCGAAAATGTGATCCGCGCCGGATTTGAGAACCTGATCGCAAAGCTCGGGGTTACGCCGCATATCCTTGCCGACGTCGATGACATGGCGATGGTGCGCCTGCTTGCCCGCGAAAACGCAGGGCTCGCGATTGCGCCTGCGGTGGTGCTTGCGGATGAGATCGCGTCAGGCCGGGTCGCCACTGCGCCCTTTGACCTCGGGATTGCCGAGCCCTTCTTTGCGGTGACGGTGCCGCGCAGTTTCGCCCACCCGGCGCTCAGCACCCTCGCCGGCATGTAA
- a CDS encoding sodium-dependent bicarbonate transport family permease, whose product MDIVVTVLSSLAEQLQKPTLAFLIAGMVLAAMGSKFEVPEPVYKFIVILLLLKVGMGAGIAVRDANFLELFVPALGAAFVGITIVLLGSRTLARRKGISEVDALATVGLFGAVSASTLAAGMAILDDAGMFYEGFIGALYPFMDIAALVTAIVMARMSAARRAAGSVTVNAGGTMTAGGGSGMGGPGKGVIEEGLLKNILVDTLRSPAISALLAGLALGLLSDPKSVYGSFYEPLFRGLLSILMLIMGMEAWARVSEMRKVAHAYILYGVTAPLIHGMIGFGAGLIAHELTGFSAGGVVLLAVMAASSSDISGPPTMRGALPDANPSAYVGTSTGIGTPVAILSIPLFIALAETFIG is encoded by the coding sequence ATGGATATCGTCGTTACAGTTCTGAGCTCACTTGCTGAGCAGCTGCAGAAGCCGACACTGGCTTTTCTGATCGCCGGCATGGTGCTGGCTGCCATGGGCAGCAAATTCGAAGTGCCCGAGCCGGTGTATAAATTCATCGTCATTCTGCTGCTGCTCAAGGTCGGCATGGGGGCGGGGATCGCCGTGCGCGATGCCAATTTCCTGGAGCTCTTTGTCCCGGCGCTCGGGGCGGCGTTTGTGGGGATCACCATCGTGCTGCTCGGCAGCCGGACACTGGCCCGCCGCAAAGGCATCAGCGAGGTTGACGCGCTGGCGACGGTCGGTCTTTTCGGCGCAGTTTCAGCTTCCACGCTGGCTGCCGGCATGGCGATCCTTGATGATGCCGGCATGTTCTATGAAGGCTTTATCGGCGCGCTCTACCCCTTCATGGACATCGCGGCACTTGTAACGGCCATTGTCATGGCGCGGATGTCGGCGGCACGGCGCGCCGCGGGCTCAGTGACCGTAAACGCCGGCGGCACGATGACTGCGGGCGGCGGCAGCGGCATGGGCGGCCCCGGCAAAGGTGTGATCGAAGAGGGTCTGCTGAAGAACATCCTTGTGGACACCCTGCGCAGCCCTGCGATCTCTGCGCTGCTGGCGGGTCTGGCTCTGGGCCTGCTGTCGGATCCGAAATCGGTTTACGGCAGCTTTTACGAGCCGCTCTTCCGGGGCCTGCTGTCCATCCTGATGCTGATCATGGGCATGGAAGCCTGGGCGCGGGTCTCTGAGATGCGGAAAGTCGCACATGCCTACATCCTGTACGGTGTGACGGCACCTCTGATCCACGGCATGATCGGGTTCGGCGCTGGCCTGATCGCCCATGAACTCACAGGGTTTTCGGCAGGTGGTGTTGTGCTGCTGGCGGTGATGGCGGCATCAAGCTCGGACATCTCGGGACCGCCGACGATGCGCGGTGCTCTGCCCGATGCCAATCCGTCGGCCTATGTGGGCACTTCCACAGGCATCGGCACACCGGTCGCGATCCTGTCGATCCCGCTCTTCATTGCCCTCGCGGAAACGTTCATCGGCTGA
- a CDS encoding TetR/AcrR family transcriptional regulator, whose protein sequence is MSGLREKQKADRRSRILGAAVSQFRAGGYRSVRIGDIAGRAGVSVGTVYNYYQTKGDILIAVVAMEVEEVLEAGAELVANPPGGVQVALLSLIYGYYDHSLEYLSKEMWRSAMALSIEAPGTRNGQLYHDLDRRLAAQVTDLVAALQSRGDVRVDLDAQALGGLIFSNLNQNFIDFVKDDEMSLAVLKTTVADQTGPFARLISA, encoded by the coding sequence ATGTCCGGATTGCGTGAAAAACAGAAGGCAGACCGCCGGAGCCGCATTCTCGGGGCCGCCGTTTCGCAGTTTCGGGCCGGCGGATACCGGTCGGTGCGAATCGGTGACATCGCGGGCAGGGCCGGCGTTTCGGTGGGCACGGTCTATAATTACTACCAGACCAAAGGCGATATTCTGATCGCTGTGGTGGCCATGGAAGTCGAGGAAGTGCTCGAGGCCGGGGCCGAACTCGTAGCCAACCCGCCCGGGGGGGTGCAGGTGGCACTTCTGTCGCTGATCTATGGCTATTACGACCACTCGCTGGAGTATCTCTCAAAGGAGATGTGGCGCAGCGCCATGGCGCTCTCGATCGAGGCCCCGGGCACGCGTAACGGACAGCTTTATCATGATCTGGACAGGCGACTGGCAGCCCAGGTAACCGATCTTGTCGCCGCCCTGCAGTCGAGGGGAGATGTAAGAGTCGATCTGGATGCGCAGGCGCTGGGCGGGCTGATTTTCAGCAACCTCAATCAGAACTTCATCGATTTTGTGAAAGACGATGAGATGTCGCTGGCGGTGCTGAAAACCACTGTGGCCGATCAGACCGGTCCGTTTGCCCGCCTGATCTCCGCCTGA
- a CDS encoding extracellular solute-binding protein, translating into MSRMTTILLSTTVLGLSAAAAAAEGELNALVWCDHTDPGLIEPFEEEFGVKVNLREYEGTGAALALLEQSRPGDWDVLVIDGIDVFRAVDAGLLAPLPAEGLPTADFFPEVVMADNNVVDGVTYAVTEKFGYNTISYNSEKVDPADMESLATVWSDKYRGRISIYDYYLPVMGLAAIANGIDTAGIDSGSLETIGGTLSTLRGQAASVAGVVAAQTALATGEVDIVVGGGEWLTAVLAEEQPELTWTIPKEGAVRWAQSIGVLEASENKDMAMEFVKYITGPEGQARLATSSCFWGMPANAKAGEHLSDDQKAVLRWDSQADYLARTQLYPAPDTDLDIEMQDLWLDTLQQ; encoded by the coding sequence ATGAGCCGCATGACAACAATTCTGCTGAGTACTACGGTGCTGGGCCTGAGCGCAGCAGCTGCTGCCGCCGAAGGAGAACTCAATGCCCTGGTGTGGTGCGACCACACTGATCCCGGGCTGATCGAACCCTTCGAAGAAGAGTTCGGCGTTAAGGTAAACCTGCGCGAATATGAAGGCACAGGGGCCGCACTTGCACTGCTGGAGCAATCCCGCCCAGGCGACTGGGACGTGCTGGTGATCGACGGCATCGACGTCTTCCGCGCGGTGGATGCGGGCCTGCTGGCGCCGCTGCCCGCCGAAGGTCTGCCGACGGCTGATTTCTTCCCCGAGGTGGTGATGGCCGACAATAATGTGGTCGATGGCGTGACCTATGCCGTGACCGAAAAGTTCGGCTACAACACGATTTCCTATAACTCCGAAAAGGTCGATCCGGCGGATATGGAAAGCCTCGCGACCGTCTGGTCGGACAAATACAGGGGCCGGATCAGCATTTATGACTACTACCTGCCGGTCATGGGGCTTGCCGCCATCGCCAACGGGATCGACACTGCGGGCATCGACAGCGGATCGCTTGAGACCATCGGTGGCACGCTTTCCACCCTGCGCGGTCAGGCGGCATCGGTTGCCGGCGTTGTGGCGGCCCAGACAGCGCTTGCCACGGGCGAGGTTGATATCGTCGTGGGCGGCGGCGAGTGGCTGACAGCCGTGCTGGCCGAAGAGCAGCCCGAACTGACCTGGACGATCCCGAAAGAGGGTGCGGTCCGCTGGGCGCAGTCCATCGGGGTGCTGGAGGCCAGCGAGAACAAGGATATGGCCATGGAGTTCGTGAAATACATCACCGGCCCCGAAGGCCAGGCGCGGCTTGCCACATCGTCGTGTTTCTGGGGCATGCCCGCCAATGCCAAAGCAGGTGAGCACCTGAGCGATGACCAGAAAGCCGTTCTGCGCTGGGACAGCCAGGCCGATTATCTGGCCCGCACACAGCTTTATCCGGCCCCTGACACCGATCTCGACATCGAGATGCAGGACCTCTGGCTCGATACGCTCCAGCAGTGA
- a CDS encoding ABC transporter permease produces MSRPAPRFKGGGFVAPALLWTLAFFVVPFLVMGAMSIATLEGRTLVWGLSLANYIELTEKAYLWRAIMVSLEITLTVTVVSVVLAYPLAWIIAFRIPQRWQRLALLLAILPFWTSYVVRSYAWLLVLAREGVVNQTLMTLGLISEPVTLANTRFATVTGFVHFFVMLLTLTIYANLVQLSPNYRRAAMDLGASAFQTFRHVILPLTLPGIVTGAFLTFVLCIGDYVTPQILGGNTELTVPQVIMVQLGRRADFPLASALAIVLMAIVTLVYILSARWLRLDRI; encoded by the coding sequence GTGAGCCGGCCTGCTCCACGTTTTAAGGGCGGGGGATTTGTCGCCCCTGCCCTGCTGTGGACGCTTGCTTTTTTCGTCGTGCCCTTCCTTGTGATGGGCGCGATGAGCATTGCCACGCTTGAAGGGCGCACTCTTGTCTGGGGGTTGTCGCTCGCCAATTACATTGAGCTCACTGAAAAAGCCTATCTCTGGCGCGCGATCATGGTCTCGCTTGAGATTACGCTGACCGTGACCGTGGTTTCCGTAGTGCTGGCCTATCCGCTGGCCTGGATCATCGCCTTTCGCATCCCGCAGCGCTGGCAGCGGCTGGCGCTGTTGCTGGCGATCCTGCCGTTCTGGACCTCTTATGTGGTCCGCTCCTATGCCTGGCTGCTGGTGCTGGCGCGTGAAGGCGTGGTGAACCAGACGCTGATGACCCTGGGGCTGATCTCTGAGCCGGTGACCCTCGCCAATACCCGCTTTGCCACGGTCACGGGCTTCGTGCATTTCTTCGTGATGCTGCTGACGCTGACGATCTATGCCAACCTGGTGCAGCTTTCGCCCAATTACCGGCGTGCCGCGATGGATCTCGGGGCATCCGCGTTCCAGACTTTTCGCCATGTGATCCTGCCGCTCACGCTGCCCGGCATCGTCACCGGCGCGTTTCTGACCTTTGTCCTGTGCATCGGCGACTATGTCACGCCGCAGATCCTCGGCGGCAATACCGAGCTTACAGTGCCCCAGGTGATCATGGTGCAGCTCGGACGACGCGCCGATTTCCCGCTGGCCTCTGCGCTGGCGATTGTGCTCATGGCCATCGTCACGCTCGTCTATATCCTGTCGGCACGCTGGCTGAGGCTTGACCGGATATGA
- a CDS encoding ABC transporter permease, producing MMRFLPWVYLIIAFVFIYLPVASLVLFSFQDGGLPVPPFEGPSLRWYADILSDGDVMAALGNSLLVAAGSAALACALGFLAAYGLARHVLPGSALIRGLLIAPLTVSYLIVGLGLLIVIQRTGLGLSLMTAGIGHVVINLPLCFAIIYASMGAQQRNAERAARDLGADEFRVITLVTIPMLAPAIAAAFFLSVTLSWDEFIISFLLTRFDVTLPVEIWSMLRSGLSPRLNAIGSLVFLVSVTAVLILEIFVFRKNRS from the coding sequence ATGATGCGCTTTCTGCCCTGGGTGTACCTCATCATCGCATTCGTTTTCATCTATCTGCCGGTGGCCTCGCTGGTGCTCTTTTCCTTTCAGGACGGCGGGCTGCCGGTACCGCCCTTTGAGGGGCCATCGCTGCGCTGGTATGCGGATATCCTCAGTGACGGGGATGTCATGGCCGCCCTCGGGAACTCGCTTCTGGTGGCCGCGGGCTCAGCCGCCCTCGCCTGCGCGCTGGGGTTTCTGGCGGCCTACGGTCTGGCGCGCCACGTCCTGCCGGGGTCCGCACTCATCCGCGGGCTGCTGATCGCGCCTCTCACCGTGAGCTATCTCATCGTGGGTCTCGGCCTGCTCATTGTGATCCAGCGTACCGGGCTCGGACTGTCGCTGATGACTGCGGGCATCGGCCATGTGGTGATCAACCTGCCGCTTTGCTTTGCCATCATCTATGCCTCCATGGGTGCACAGCAGCGGAACGCCGAACGCGCCGCACGTGATCTGGGGGCTGATGAGTTCCGCGTCATCACGCTTGTCACCATCCCGATGCTGGCTCCGGCCATTGCCGCGGCGTTCTTCTTGTCCGTCACGCTCAGCTGGGATGAGTTCATCATCTCATTCCTGCTCACCCGCTTTGACGTCACCCTGCCGGTCGAGATCTGGTCGATGCTGCGCTCCGGCCTCTCGCCCCGGCTCAATGCCATCGGCAGTCTTGTCTTTCTGGTCTCCGTGACAGCGGTGCTCATCCTCGAAATCTTTGTCTTCAGAAAAAACCGCTCATGA
- a CDS encoding ABC transporter ATP-binding protein, which produces MTAPVSIKSVSHSFGDFQALTDVSLEIGSGEYVTLLGPSGCGKTTLLSVLGGFIDPTTGEVLIDGRDMTRVAPAKRPTTTMFQDYALFPHMSLRDNVAFGLRMAGMGRAARYAVAHEMLDLVGLEHAAATRPHALSGGQRQRVALARALAVKPDVLLLDEPLGALDLKLRRAMQDELKSIQRRVGTTFVHVTHDQEEAMAIADRIVVMNAGRIEDEGPPARIYRAPATLFAADFMGEMNHFPARSDGASVTTAFGALPGLQMAPGEAVLCIRPEAMRTGDGALSFGPGKVAASAFFGTHTRVQVVPEAAPDLVLTAHLPPSEMPEAGNRLTLSADASAFSLFPAGD; this is translated from the coding sequence ATGACCGCACCTGTTTCAATAAAATCTGTCAGCCACAGTTTCGGTGATTTTCAGGCGCTCACGGATGTCTCGCTCGAAATCGGCAGCGGAGAATACGTGACCCTGCTTGGCCCTTCGGGCTGCGGGAAAACCACACTTTTGTCCGTGCTCGGCGGTTTCATAGACCCCACCACCGGCGAGGTTCTGATCGACGGGCGCGATATGACCCGCGTGGCGCCGGCAAAACGCCCCACAACCACGATGTTTCAGGACTACGCGCTTTTTCCGCATATGTCGCTGCGCGATAACGTGGCGTTCGGGCTGCGCATGGCGGGCATGGGGCGCGCGGCCCGCTACGCCGTGGCGCATGAAATGCTGGATCTTGTGGGTCTTGAGCATGCCGCCGCCACCCGGCCCCATGCGCTTTCCGGCGGGCAGCGGCAACGGGTGGCGCTGGCCCGCGCACTGGCAGTGAAGCCTGATGTGCTACTGCTGGATGAACCACTTGGCGCGCTCGATCTGAAACTGCGGCGGGCGATGCAGGACGAGCTCAAATCCATACAGCGCCGCGTTGGCACCACCTTTGTGCATGTGACCCACGACCAGGAGGAAGCGATGGCCATCGCCGACCGGATCGTGGTGATGAATGCCGGCCGGATTGAGGACGAAGGCCCCCCCGCCCGTATCTACCGCGCCCCTGCCACGCTCTTTGCCGCTGATTTCATGGGCGAGATGAACCATTTTCCGGCCCGCTCTGACGGCGCGTCGGTGACAACCGCTTTCGGGGCACTGCCCGGGCTGCAGATGGCCCCCGGCGAGGCTGTGCTCTGCATCCGTCCGGAGGCCATGCGCACTGGCGACGGCGCGCTGTCGTTCGGTCCGGGAAAGGTCGCCGCCTCTGCGTTCTTCGGCACCCATACCCGGGTGCAGGTCGTGCCCGAGGCCGCCCCTGATCTGGTGCTGACCGCGCATCTGCCGCCTTCGGAGATGCCCGAGGCCGGCAACCGGCTCACACTCTCGGCGGATGCCTCAGCATTCAGCCTTTTCCCGGCAGGAGACTGA
- a CDS encoding MBL fold metallo-hydrolase, with translation MDRAAPEDWYRLERKSDDITLIAEPFIQEFYRCNVWHVRGRDRDMLVDSGMGVVSLREWVPLVTERALTAVASHTHFDHIGCHHEFDDRCVHRLEAEIMADPTNAATLADPYVTDDIFDRLPPLPYASAQYTVTSAPATRLLEDGDVIDLGDRHFEVIHTPGHSPGGIALWEAATQTLFSGDIVYDGPLIEDTYHADAKDYYRSMVRLYDLPVRVVHGGHFPSYDSARHRTIIRAWLDEKDSA, from the coding sequence ATGGACCGTGCAGCCCCCGAAGACTGGTACCGTCTCGAACGCAAAAGCGATGATATCACGCTGATCGCGGAGCCGTTTATTCAGGAGTTTTACCGCTGCAACGTCTGGCATGTACGCGGGCGCGACCGCGATATGCTGGTGGACAGCGGCATGGGCGTTGTATCCCTGCGCGAATGGGTGCCGCTGGTCACCGAACGCGCGCTCACAGCTGTCGCCAGCCACACGCATTTCGATCACATCGGCTGCCATCACGAATTTGACGACCGCTGCGTGCACCGGCTGGAGGCAGAGATCATGGCCGATCCGACGAATGCCGCCACGCTTGCGGATCCCTACGTGACCGATGACATCTTTGACCGGCTGCCGCCCCTGCCTTACGCCTCTGCGCAGTACACCGTAACATCCGCCCCGGCCACGCGCCTGCTGGAAGATGGCGATGTCATTGATCTTGGCGACCGGCATTTCGAGGTCATTCACACACCCGGCCATTCGCCGGGTGGCATTGCGCTCTGGGAGGCCGCGACGCAGACGCTCTTTTCCGGCGATATCGTCTATGACGGCCCGCTGATCGAAGACACTTATCATGCGGATGCAAAAGACTATTACCGCTCAATGGTGCGGCTTTACGATCTGCCGGTGCGGGTCGTGCACGGAGGACATTTCCCGAGCTATGACAGCGCGCGCCACCGCACGATCATCCGGGCCTGGCTCGACGAAAAAGACAGCGCCTGA
- a CDS encoding RNA polymerase sigma factor — METSDEDLALAAAGGDNRAFSALLERRYDTVFRLAFRLTGSQHEAEDLTQDVCAALPVKLRSFAGQSRLSTWLYRVVVNAAHDRRRRAATRARAADGWGDWEVNRRAENAETAAEIDWLTITMRALPDDLRDTLALVLDDVTHREAALVLGVTEGTVSWRVSEAKKRLRALRAEQEASL; from the coding sequence ATGGAAACAAGCGACGAAGACCTCGCTCTGGCAGCGGCAGGCGGCGACAACCGCGCCTTTTCGGCGCTGCTGGAGCGGCGGTATGATACGGTCTTTCGTCTCGCATTCCGGCTCACAGGTTCGCAGCATGAGGCAGAGGACCTGACCCAGGATGTCTGTGCCGCACTGCCCGTGAAACTGCGCAGTTTCGCAGGCCAGTCGCGCCTGAGCACCTGGCTCTACCGCGTGGTGGTGAACGCAGCACATGACCGCCGCCGCAGGGCCGCGACCCGGGCGCGGGCGGCTGATGGATGGGGCGACTGGGAAGTGAACCGGCGCGCAGAGAACGCCGAGACGGCGGCGGAAATTGACTGGCTGACCATCACCATGCGCGCCCTGCCTGACGATCTGCGCGACACGCTGGCGCTTGTGCTCGATGACGTGACGCACCGCGAGGCGGCGCTTGTTCTGGGCGTCACAGAGGGCACCGTCAGCTGGCGCGTGTCAGAAGCCAAAAAACGTCTGCGCGCACTGCGGGCAGAGCAGGAGGCATCGCTATGA